A single region of the Salmo salar chromosome ssa16, Ssal_v3.1, whole genome shotgun sequence genome encodes:
- the LOC106573902 gene encoding kelch-like protein 26 isoform X2 codes for MANQNSTLPCTFSAPSHSATLLQGLSVLRAQGQLLDVVLAINEERFQVHKAVLASCSDYFRAMFTGGMRESNQDTIELKDLSARGLKHIIDFAYSAEVTLDLDCIQDVLGAAVFLQMVPVVDLCEEFLKSAMSVETCLNIGQMATTFNLTSLKESVDTFTFRHFLQIAEEEDFLHIPMERLVFFLQSNKLKNCSEIDLFHAAIRWLQHDEARRAGVNEVLCHVRFPLMPSSELVDSVQTVDIMVEDVLCRKYLLEAFNYQILPFRQHKMQSPRTVIRSDVVSLITFGGTPYTDNDRTVSSKVFYLPDIAARQFKELTEMETGSSHACVSVLDNFVYVVGGQHLQYRSGEGAVDICFRYDPHLSKWLRIQPMQEGRIQFHLNALQGQLYATGGRNRSGSLSSVECYCPKKNEWTYVEPLKRRIWGHAGTPCGNKLYISGGYGVSVDDKKTLHCYDPTSDQWDFKSPMNEPRVLHAMISAKDRVYCLGGRMDHVDRCFDVLAVEYYIPENDQWTTVSPMRTGQSEAGCCLLDKKIYIVGGYNWHLNNVTSIVQVYNTETDEWERDLHFPESFAGIACTPIILPQTTTQR; via the exons ATGGCTAACCAGAATAGCACCCTGCCTTGCACGTTCTCAGCCCCAAGCCATAGCGCCACTCTCCTACAGGGCTTGTCGGTCCTACGAGCCCAGGGGCAGCTCCTGGATGTGGTGCTGGCCATCAATGAGGAGCGCTTCCAGGTTCACAAGGCAGTGCTGGCCTCCTGCAGTGACTACTTCAG AGCCATGTTCACTGGAGGCATGAGGGAGTCAAACCAGGACACCATTGAGCTGAAGGACTTGTCCGCCCGCGGCCTGAAACACATAATTGACTTTGCCTACAGTGCAGAAGTCACGCTTGACCTGGACTGCATTCAAGACGTACTGGGAGCAGCAGTCTTTCTACAGATGGTCCCAGTCGTTGACCTCTGCGAAGAATTCCTCAAGTCAGCTATGAGCGTAGAGACCTGCCTGAACATCGGCCAGATGGCCACCACCTTCAACCTGACCTCCCTCAAGGAGTCTGTGGACACCTTCACCTTCCGCCACTTCCTGCAGATTGCCGAGGAGGAAGACTTCCTGCACATCCCCATGGAGCGCCTGGTCTTCTTCCTGCAGAGCAACAAGCTGAAGAACTGCAGCGAGATTGACCTGTTCCACGCTGCCATCCGCTGGCTGCAGCACGACGAGGCCCGCCGAGCCGGTGTAAACGAGGTCCTCTGCCACGTGCGATTCCCCCTCATGCCGTCCTCGGAGCTGGTGGACAGCGTGCAGACGGTGGACATCATGGTGGAGGACGTGCTGTGCAGGAAGTACCTCCTGGAGGCCTTCAACTACCAGATCCTCCCGTTCCGTCAGCACAAGATGCAGTCCCCGCGGACCGTGATCCGCTCCGACGTGGTTTCGCTCATTACCTTTGGCGGGACACCCTACACTGACAACGATCGCACTGTGAGCAGTAAGGTGTTCTATCTCCCAGACATTGCAGCGCGTCAGTTCAAGGAACTAACGGAGATGGAGACAGGATCCAGCCACGCCTGTGTATCAGTGCTGGACAACTTTGTGTACGTAGTTGGCGGGCAGCACCTGCAATACCGCAGCGGTGAAGGGGCAGTGGACATCTGCTTCCGGTACGACCCACACCTGAGCAAATGGCTGCGTATCCAGCCAATGCAGGAGGGGCGTATTCAGTTCCACCTCAACGCTCTTCAAGGACAACTCTACGCCACTGGGGGGCGCAACCGATCTGGAAGTCTGTCGTCCGTAGAGTGCTACTGTCCTAAGAAAAACGAGTGGACCTACGTGGAACCACTGAAACGCAGAATCTGGGGCCATGCAGGAACTCCCTGTGGCAACAAGCTCTACATCTCAGGGGGTTACGGTGTCTCAGTGGATGATAAGAAAACCCTGCACTGTTACGACCCCACGTCTGACCAATGGGATTTCAAATCGCCCATGAACGAGCCCAGAGTGCTTCATGCTATGATCAGTGCCAAAGACCGTGTTTACTGCCTGGGCGGTCGCATGGACCACGTGGATCGCTGCTTTGACGTTCTGGCAGTTGAATATTATATTCCAGAGAATGACCAGTGGACCACTGTTAGCCCCATGCGAACAGGGCAATCTGAGGCAGGCTGCTGCTTGTTGGATAAAAAGATCTATATTGTTGGAGGGTACAATTGGCATCTAAATAATGTCACAAGCATTGTGCAAGTGTACAACACAGAGACTGATGAGTGGGAGAGGGATTTGCACTTTCCTGAGTCTTTTGCAGGAATTGCGTGTACGCCGATCATACTTCCACAAACCACCACGCAACGGTAA
- the LOC106573902 gene encoding kelch-like protein 26 isoform X3: MEKILAFDCKYADGVEKRTHRRLSPDYIFKLRATMASVTEREKRPSMYTDGAMFTGGMRESNQDTIELKDLSARGLKHIIDFAYSAEVTLDLDCIQDVLGAAVFLQMVPVVDLCEEFLKSAMSVETCLNIGQMATTFNLTSLKESVDTFTFRHFLQIAEEEDFLHIPMERLVFFLQSNKLKNCSEIDLFHAAIRWLQHDEARRAGVNEVLCHVRFPLMPSSELVDSVQTVDIMVEDVLCRKYLLEAFNYQILPFRQHKMQSPRTVIRSDVVSLITFGGTPYTDNDRTVSSKVFYLPDIAARQFKELTEMETGSSHACVSVLDNFVYVVGGQHLQYRSGEGAVDICFRYDPHLSKWLRIQPMQEGRIQFHLNALQGQLYATGGRNRSGSLSSVECYCPKKNEWTYVEPLKRRIWGHAGTPCGNKLYISGGYGVSVDDKKTLHCYDPTSDQWDFKSPMNEPRVLHAMISAKDRVYCLGGRMDHVDRCFDVLAVEYYIPENDQWTTVSPMRTGQSEAGCCLLDKKIYIVGGYNWHLNNVTSIVQVYNTETDEWERDLHFPESFAGIACTPIILPQTTTQR; encoded by the exons atggaaaaaattctggcatttgattgcaaatatgcagacggagttgaaaagagaacacacagaaggctgtctccggattacatcttcaaactaagggcaactatggcatctgtgacagagagggagaagcgtccatccatgtatacggacgg AGCCATGTTCACTGGAGGCATGAGGGAGTCAAACCAGGACACCATTGAGCTGAAGGACTTGTCCGCCCGCGGCCTGAAACACATAATTGACTTTGCCTACAGTGCAGAAGTCACGCTTGACCTGGACTGCATTCAAGACGTACTGGGAGCAGCAGTCTTTCTACAGATGGTCCCAGTCGTTGACCTCTGCGAAGAATTCCTCAAGTCAGCTATGAGCGTAGAGACCTGCCTGAACATCGGCCAGATGGCCACCACCTTCAACCTGACCTCCCTCAAGGAGTCTGTGGACACCTTCACCTTCCGCCACTTCCTGCAGATTGCCGAGGAGGAAGACTTCCTGCACATCCCCATGGAGCGCCTGGTCTTCTTCCTGCAGAGCAACAAGCTGAAGAACTGCAGCGAGATTGACCTGTTCCACGCTGCCATCCGCTGGCTGCAGCACGACGAGGCCCGCCGAGCCGGTGTAAACGAGGTCCTCTGCCACGTGCGATTCCCCCTCATGCCGTCCTCGGAGCTGGTGGACAGCGTGCAGACGGTGGACATCATGGTGGAGGACGTGCTGTGCAGGAAGTACCTCCTGGAGGCCTTCAACTACCAGATCCTCCCGTTCCGTCAGCACAAGATGCAGTCCCCGCGGACCGTGATCCGCTCCGACGTGGTTTCGCTCATTACCTTTGGCGGGACACCCTACACTGACAACGATCGCACTGTGAGCAGTAAGGTGTTCTATCTCCCAGACATTGCAGCGCGTCAGTTCAAGGAACTAACGGAGATGGAGACAGGATCCAGCCACGCCTGTGTATCAGTGCTGGACAACTTTGTGTACGTAGTTGGCGGGCAGCACCTGCAATACCGCAGCGGTGAAGGGGCAGTGGACATCTGCTTCCGGTACGACCCACACCTGAGCAAATGGCTGCGTATCCAGCCAATGCAGGAGGGGCGTATTCAGTTCCACCTCAACGCTCTTCAAGGACAACTCTACGCCACTGGGGGGCGCAACCGATCTGGAAGTCTGTCGTCCGTAGAGTGCTACTGTCCTAAGAAAAACGAGTGGACCTACGTGGAACCACTGAAACGCAGAATCTGGGGCCATGCAGGAACTCCCTGTGGCAACAAGCTCTACATCTCAGGGGGTTACGGTGTCTCAGTGGATGATAAGAAAACCCTGCACTGTTACGACCCCACGTCTGACCAATGGGATTTCAAATCGCCCATGAACGAGCCCAGAGTGCTTCATGCTATGATCAGTGCCAAAGACCGTGTTTACTGCCTGGGCGGTCGCATGGACCACGTGGATCGCTGCTTTGACGTTCTGGCAGTTGAATATTATATTCCAGAGAATGACCAGTGGACCACTGTTAGCCCCATGCGAACAGGGCAATCTGAGGCAGGCTGCTGCTTGTTGGATAAAAAGATCTATATTGTTGGAGGGTACAATTGGCATCTAAATAATGTCACAAGCATTGTGCAAGTGTACAACACAGAGACTGATGAGTGGGAGAGGGATTTGCACTTTCCTGAGTCTTTTGCAGGAATTGCGTGTACGCCGATCATACTTCCACAAACCACCACGCAACGGTAA
- the LOC106573902 gene encoding kelch-like protein 26 isoform X1, with amino-acid sequence MAESDGGDFASNRPQNSMANQNSTLPCTFSAPSHSATLLQGLSVLRAQGQLLDVVLAINEERFQVHKAVLASCSDYFRAMFTGGMRESNQDTIELKDLSARGLKHIIDFAYSAEVTLDLDCIQDVLGAAVFLQMVPVVDLCEEFLKSAMSVETCLNIGQMATTFNLTSLKESVDTFTFRHFLQIAEEEDFLHIPMERLVFFLQSNKLKNCSEIDLFHAAIRWLQHDEARRAGVNEVLCHVRFPLMPSSELVDSVQTVDIMVEDVLCRKYLLEAFNYQILPFRQHKMQSPRTVIRSDVVSLITFGGTPYTDNDRTVSSKVFYLPDIAARQFKELTEMETGSSHACVSVLDNFVYVVGGQHLQYRSGEGAVDICFRYDPHLSKWLRIQPMQEGRIQFHLNALQGQLYATGGRNRSGSLSSVECYCPKKNEWTYVEPLKRRIWGHAGTPCGNKLYISGGYGVSVDDKKTLHCYDPTSDQWDFKSPMNEPRVLHAMISAKDRVYCLGGRMDHVDRCFDVLAVEYYIPENDQWTTVSPMRTGQSEAGCCLLDKKIYIVGGYNWHLNNVTSIVQVYNTETDEWERDLHFPESFAGIACTPIILPQTTTQR; translated from the exons ATGGCGGAGTCGGATGGTGGGGATTTCGCCTCGAATCGTCCACAGAACAG TATGGCTAACCAGAATAGCACCCTGCCTTGCACGTTCTCAGCCCCAAGCCATAGCGCCACTCTCCTACAGGGCTTGTCGGTCCTACGAGCCCAGGGGCAGCTCCTGGATGTGGTGCTGGCCATCAATGAGGAGCGCTTCCAGGTTCACAAGGCAGTGCTGGCCTCCTGCAGTGACTACTTCAG AGCCATGTTCACTGGAGGCATGAGGGAGTCAAACCAGGACACCATTGAGCTGAAGGACTTGTCCGCCCGCGGCCTGAAACACATAATTGACTTTGCCTACAGTGCAGAAGTCACGCTTGACCTGGACTGCATTCAAGACGTACTGGGAGCAGCAGTCTTTCTACAGATGGTCCCAGTCGTTGACCTCTGCGAAGAATTCCTCAAGTCAGCTATGAGCGTAGAGACCTGCCTGAACATCGGCCAGATGGCCACCACCTTCAACCTGACCTCCCTCAAGGAGTCTGTGGACACCTTCACCTTCCGCCACTTCCTGCAGATTGCCGAGGAGGAAGACTTCCTGCACATCCCCATGGAGCGCCTGGTCTTCTTCCTGCAGAGCAACAAGCTGAAGAACTGCAGCGAGATTGACCTGTTCCACGCTGCCATCCGCTGGCTGCAGCACGACGAGGCCCGCCGAGCCGGTGTAAACGAGGTCCTCTGCCACGTGCGATTCCCCCTCATGCCGTCCTCGGAGCTGGTGGACAGCGTGCAGACGGTGGACATCATGGTGGAGGACGTGCTGTGCAGGAAGTACCTCCTGGAGGCCTTCAACTACCAGATCCTCCCGTTCCGTCAGCACAAGATGCAGTCCCCGCGGACCGTGATCCGCTCCGACGTGGTTTCGCTCATTACCTTTGGCGGGACACCCTACACTGACAACGATCGCACTGTGAGCAGTAAGGTGTTCTATCTCCCAGACATTGCAGCGCGTCAGTTCAAGGAACTAACGGAGATGGAGACAGGATCCAGCCACGCCTGTGTATCAGTGCTGGACAACTTTGTGTACGTAGTTGGCGGGCAGCACCTGCAATACCGCAGCGGTGAAGGGGCAGTGGACATCTGCTTCCGGTACGACCCACACCTGAGCAAATGGCTGCGTATCCAGCCAATGCAGGAGGGGCGTATTCAGTTCCACCTCAACGCTCTTCAAGGACAACTCTACGCCACTGGGGGGCGCAACCGATCTGGAAGTCTGTCGTCCGTAGAGTGCTACTGTCCTAAGAAAAACGAGTGGACCTACGTGGAACCACTGAAACGCAGAATCTGGGGCCATGCAGGAACTCCCTGTGGCAACAAGCTCTACATCTCAGGGGGTTACGGTGTCTCAGTGGATGATAAGAAAACCCTGCACTGTTACGACCCCACGTCTGACCAATGGGATTTCAAATCGCCCATGAACGAGCCCAGAGTGCTTCATGCTATGATCAGTGCCAAAGACCGTGTTTACTGCCTGGGCGGTCGCATGGACCACGTGGATCGCTGCTTTGACGTTCTGGCAGTTGAATATTATATTCCAGAGAATGACCAGTGGACCACTGTTAGCCCCATGCGAACAGGGCAATCTGAGGCAGGCTGCTGCTTGTTGGATAAAAAGATCTATATTGTTGGAGGGTACAATTGGCATCTAAATAATGTCACAAGCATTGTGCAAGTGTACAACACAGAGACTGATGAGTGGGAGAGGGATTTGCACTTTCCTGAGTCTTTTGCAGGAATTGCGTGTACGCCGATCATACTTCCACAAACCACCACGCAACGGTAA
- the LOC106573902 gene encoding kelch-like protein 26 isoform X4, translated as MAESDGGDFASNRPQNRAMFTGGMRESNQDTIELKDLSARGLKHIIDFAYSAEVTLDLDCIQDVLGAAVFLQMVPVVDLCEEFLKSAMSVETCLNIGQMATTFNLTSLKESVDTFTFRHFLQIAEEEDFLHIPMERLVFFLQSNKLKNCSEIDLFHAAIRWLQHDEARRAGVNEVLCHVRFPLMPSSELVDSVQTVDIMVEDVLCRKYLLEAFNYQILPFRQHKMQSPRTVIRSDVVSLITFGGTPYTDNDRTVSSKVFYLPDIAARQFKELTEMETGSSHACVSVLDNFVYVVGGQHLQYRSGEGAVDICFRYDPHLSKWLRIQPMQEGRIQFHLNALQGQLYATGGRNRSGSLSSVECYCPKKNEWTYVEPLKRRIWGHAGTPCGNKLYISGGYGVSVDDKKTLHCYDPTSDQWDFKSPMNEPRVLHAMISAKDRVYCLGGRMDHVDRCFDVLAVEYYIPENDQWTTVSPMRTGQSEAGCCLLDKKIYIVGGYNWHLNNVTSIVQVYNTETDEWERDLHFPESFAGIACTPIILPQTTTQR; from the exons ATGGCGGAGTCGGATGGTGGGGATTTCGCCTCGAATCGTCCACAGAACAG AGCCATGTTCACTGGAGGCATGAGGGAGTCAAACCAGGACACCATTGAGCTGAAGGACTTGTCCGCCCGCGGCCTGAAACACATAATTGACTTTGCCTACAGTGCAGAAGTCACGCTTGACCTGGACTGCATTCAAGACGTACTGGGAGCAGCAGTCTTTCTACAGATGGTCCCAGTCGTTGACCTCTGCGAAGAATTCCTCAAGTCAGCTATGAGCGTAGAGACCTGCCTGAACATCGGCCAGATGGCCACCACCTTCAACCTGACCTCCCTCAAGGAGTCTGTGGACACCTTCACCTTCCGCCACTTCCTGCAGATTGCCGAGGAGGAAGACTTCCTGCACATCCCCATGGAGCGCCTGGTCTTCTTCCTGCAGAGCAACAAGCTGAAGAACTGCAGCGAGATTGACCTGTTCCACGCTGCCATCCGCTGGCTGCAGCACGACGAGGCCCGCCGAGCCGGTGTAAACGAGGTCCTCTGCCACGTGCGATTCCCCCTCATGCCGTCCTCGGAGCTGGTGGACAGCGTGCAGACGGTGGACATCATGGTGGAGGACGTGCTGTGCAGGAAGTACCTCCTGGAGGCCTTCAACTACCAGATCCTCCCGTTCCGTCAGCACAAGATGCAGTCCCCGCGGACCGTGATCCGCTCCGACGTGGTTTCGCTCATTACCTTTGGCGGGACACCCTACACTGACAACGATCGCACTGTGAGCAGTAAGGTGTTCTATCTCCCAGACATTGCAGCGCGTCAGTTCAAGGAACTAACGGAGATGGAGACAGGATCCAGCCACGCCTGTGTATCAGTGCTGGACAACTTTGTGTACGTAGTTGGCGGGCAGCACCTGCAATACCGCAGCGGTGAAGGGGCAGTGGACATCTGCTTCCGGTACGACCCACACCTGAGCAAATGGCTGCGTATCCAGCCAATGCAGGAGGGGCGTATTCAGTTCCACCTCAACGCTCTTCAAGGACAACTCTACGCCACTGGGGGGCGCAACCGATCTGGAAGTCTGTCGTCCGTAGAGTGCTACTGTCCTAAGAAAAACGAGTGGACCTACGTGGAACCACTGAAACGCAGAATCTGGGGCCATGCAGGAACTCCCTGTGGCAACAAGCTCTACATCTCAGGGGGTTACGGTGTCTCAGTGGATGATAAGAAAACCCTGCACTGTTACGACCCCACGTCTGACCAATGGGATTTCAAATCGCCCATGAACGAGCCCAGAGTGCTTCATGCTATGATCAGTGCCAAAGACCGTGTTTACTGCCTGGGCGGTCGCATGGACCACGTGGATCGCTGCTTTGACGTTCTGGCAGTTGAATATTATATTCCAGAGAATGACCAGTGGACCACTGTTAGCCCCATGCGAACAGGGCAATCTGAGGCAGGCTGCTGCTTGTTGGATAAAAAGATCTATATTGTTGGAGGGTACAATTGGCATCTAAATAATGTCACAAGCATTGTGCAAGTGTACAACACAGAGACTGATGAGTGGGAGAGGGATTTGCACTTTCCTGAGTCTTTTGCAGGAATTGCGTGTACGCCGATCATACTTCCACAAACCACCACGCAACGGTAA